One window of Agromyces rhizosphaerae genomic DNA carries:
- a CDS encoding GNAT family N-acetyltransferase produces MVTITAVTPADRDEWGRLWAGYLEFYETDLDEATTDATFAALLDPTSTVHGALARDEAGRAIGLVHWLTHAATWSTADYCYLEDLFVAPDARVGGAGRALIAHVHEWAAGHGCAKVYWLTAETNQVARGLYDRVASRSGFIHYQISL; encoded by the coding sequence ATGGTCACCATCACCGCCGTCACCCCCGCCGATCGCGACGAGTGGGGGCGGCTCTGGGCCGGGTACCTCGAGTTCTACGAGACCGACCTCGACGAGGCGACGACGGATGCCACGTTCGCGGCGCTCCTCGACCCGACGTCGACCGTGCACGGCGCCCTGGCGCGCGACGAGGCGGGGCGTGCGATCGGGCTCGTGCACTGGCTGACGCACGCCGCCACCTGGTCGACCGCCGACTACTGCTACCTCGAGGACCTCTTCGTCGCACCCGATGCGCGGGTCGGCGGCGCGGGCCGGGCGCTGATCGCACACGTGCACGAGTGGGCCGCCGGGCACGGCTGCGCGAAGGTCTACTGGCTCACGGCCGAGACCAACCAGGTGGCGCGCGGGCTCTACGACCGGGTGGCCTCGCGCAGCGGCTTCATCCACTACCAGATCTCGCTCTAG
- a CDS encoding LLM class flavin-dependent oxidoreductase: MKHIGFLSFGHWQPSPQSATRSGGDALLQSIDLAVAAEELGADGAYFRVHHFARQLASPFPLLAAIGARTSRIEIGTGVIDMRYENPLYMAEDAGAADLISGGRLQLGVSRGSPEQVIDGYRYFGYEAPEGKTMADVAREQTEVFLKVIEGARFAEPNPRPMFANPYPGPLPIEPQSPGLRDRIWWGAGSDATAVWAAERGMHLMSSTLKEDESGEPLHVQQRKQIEQYREAWAAAGHEREPRVSVSRSIFPIVDDRDRAYFVGGGETSDQFGAIDGYRAVFGRSYSDEPDRLVEQLRADEAIAAADTLLLTVPTQLGVDYNAHVLESVLTHVAPALGWR, encoded by the coding sequence GTGAAGCACATCGGATTCCTCTCGTTCGGGCACTGGCAGCCGTCCCCGCAGTCGGCCACGCGCTCGGGCGGCGACGCCCTGCTGCAGTCGATCGACCTCGCCGTCGCGGCGGAGGAGCTCGGCGCCGACGGCGCGTACTTCCGCGTGCACCACTTCGCCCGGCAGCTCGCGAGCCCGTTCCCGCTGCTGGCGGCGATCGGCGCGCGCACGAGCCGCATCGAGATCGGCACGGGCGTGATCGACATGCGCTACGAGAACCCGCTCTACATGGCGGAGGACGCCGGCGCCGCCGACCTCATCTCGGGCGGGCGGCTGCAGCTCGGCGTGAGCCGCGGGTCGCCCGAGCAGGTCATCGACGGGTACCGCTACTTCGGCTACGAGGCGCCCGAGGGCAAGACCATGGCCGATGTCGCGCGCGAGCAGACCGAGGTGTTCCTCAAGGTCATCGAGGGTGCGCGCTTCGCCGAGCCGAATCCGCGGCCGATGTTCGCCAACCCGTATCCGGGCCCGCTGCCGATCGAGCCGCAGTCCCCCGGGCTGCGCGACCGCATCTGGTGGGGCGCCGGGTCGGATGCCACGGCGGTCTGGGCCGCCGAGCGCGGCATGCACCTCATGAGCTCGACGCTCAAGGAGGACGAGTCGGGCGAGCCGCTGCACGTGCAGCAGCGGAAGCAGATCGAGCAGTACCGCGAGGCCTGGGCGGCAGCGGGCCACGAGCGCGAGCCGCGCGTGTCGGTCAGCCGGTCGATCTTCCCGATCGTCGACGACCGCGATCGCGCCTACTTCGTGGGCGGCGGCGAGACGAGCGACCAGTTCGGCGCGATCGACGGCTACCGCGCGGTGTTCGGGCGCAGCTACTCCGACGAGCCCGACCGGCTGGTCGAGCAGCTCCGCGCCGATGAGGCGATCGCCGCGGCCGACACGCTGCTGCTCACCGTGCCCACGCAGCTCGGCGTCGACTACAACGCGCACGTGCTCGAGTCGGTGCTGACGCACGTGGCGCCGGCGCTCGGCTGGCGCTGA
- a CDS encoding RecQ family ATP-dependent DNA helicase: MTTATTTRDDALDVLRALVGRDDAEFHEGQFEAIATLVDDRRRALVVQRTGWGKSAVYFVATLLRRRQGAGPTVLVSPLLALMRDQIAAAERAGVRAVAINSTNAHEWGDVLAALDRDEVDVLLVSPERLNNPSFRDERLPVLVRRMGMLVVDEAHCISDWGHDFRPDYRRLAELIAQLPDDVPVLATTATANSRVVTDVAEQLEHAADERSVEVVTIRGPLARASLRLGVLRLPEARGRLGWLLSHLDDLPGSGIVYALTVSAANDTARMLRDAGHEVRAYTGQTDPAEREESERLLKENRVKALVATSALGMGFDKPDLGFVVHLGAPSSPVAYYQQVGRAGRATENADVLLMPGREDPDIWHHFATAAMPTEERASRVIAALSPDEPLSTPALESIVDIRRSPLELLLKVLDVDGAVRRVRGGWVSTGRPWVYDADRYDRIAAERRAEQQHMIDYERTDGCRMEFLQRSLDDATAAPCGRCDNCTEPWFPTSIDSSAAETAAASLDRVGVPIEPRAQWPTGADRLGVPVKGRIAPDERMAEGRALARLTDLGWGGALREVFAESAADAPISGALRDAAVRVLADWPWAERPVAVVSMPARRRPQLVESLARGLAEVGRLPYVGALGLVDGGPTGDAGGNSAYRLAGVWARFEASALDLPDGPVLLVDDLADSRWTLTVAARELRRAGASAVLPFALALRG; the protein is encoded by the coding sequence GTGACCACCGCCACCACCACCCGCGACGACGCCCTCGACGTGCTGCGTGCGCTCGTCGGGCGCGACGACGCCGAGTTCCACGAGGGCCAGTTCGAGGCGATCGCGACGCTCGTCGACGACCGGCGGCGCGCGCTGGTCGTGCAGCGCACGGGGTGGGGCAAGTCGGCGGTGTACTTCGTCGCGACGCTGCTGCGCCGACGGCAGGGTGCCGGGCCGACCGTGCTCGTGTCGCCGCTGCTCGCGCTCATGCGCGACCAGATCGCGGCCGCCGAGCGGGCCGGCGTGCGCGCCGTGGCGATCAACTCGACCAACGCGCACGAGTGGGGCGACGTGCTCGCCGCGCTCGACCGCGACGAGGTCGACGTGCTGCTCGTCTCCCCCGAGCGTCTGAACAACCCGTCGTTCCGCGACGAGCGACTGCCTGTGCTCGTGCGCCGCATGGGCATGCTCGTCGTCGACGAGGCGCACTGCATCAGCGACTGGGGGCACGACTTCCGGCCCGACTACCGGCGGCTGGCCGAGCTCATCGCGCAGCTGCCCGACGACGTGCCGGTGCTCGCGACCACGGCGACCGCGAACAGCCGGGTGGTGACGGATGTCGCCGAGCAGCTCGAGCACGCCGCCGACGAGCGTTCGGTGGAGGTCGTGACGATCCGCGGACCGCTGGCGCGGGCATCCCTGCGCCTCGGTGTCCTGCGGCTGCCCGAGGCGCGCGGCCGGCTCGGCTGGCTGCTCAGCCACCTCGACGACCTGCCCGGCTCGGGCATCGTCTACGCCCTCACGGTGAGCGCCGCGAACGACACGGCACGGATGCTGCGGGACGCCGGCCACGAGGTGCGCGCCTACACGGGGCAGACCGATCCGGCCGAGCGCGAGGAGTCGGAGCGGCTGCTGAAGGAGAACCGGGTCAAGGCGCTCGTCGCGACCTCGGCGCTCGGCATGGGGTTCGACAAGCCCGACCTGGGGTTCGTGGTGCACCTGGGCGCGCCGTCGTCGCCGGTGGCGTACTACCAGCAGGTGGGTCGCGCGGGCCGCGCGACCGAGAACGCCGACGTGCTGCTCATGCCCGGGCGCGAGGACCCCGACATCTGGCACCACTTCGCGACCGCCGCGATGCCGACCGAGGAGCGCGCGTCGCGCGTCATCGCCGCCCTGTCGCCCGACGAGCCGCTGTCGACGCCCGCGCTCGAGTCCATCGTCGACATCCGCCGCTCGCCGCTCGAGCTGCTGTTGAAGGTGCTCGACGTCGACGGCGCGGTGCGGCGCGTGCGGGGCGGCTGGGTATCGACCGGCCGGCCGTGGGTGTACGACGCCGACCGGTACGACCGCATCGCCGCCGAGCGACGGGCCGAGCAGCAGCACATGATCGACTACGAGCGCACCGACGGCTGCCGCATGGAGTTCCTGCAGCGGTCGCTCGACGATGCGACCGCTGCGCCGTGCGGACGGTGCGACAACTGCACCGAGCCGTGGTTCCCGACCTCGATCGACTCCTCGGCGGCCGAGACCGCGGCGGCATCGCTCGACCGCGTCGGCGTGCCGATCGAGCCACGCGCCCAGTGGCCGACCGGCGCCGATCGCCTCGGCGTGCCCGTGAAGGGGCGCATCGCGCCCGACGAGCGCATGGCGGAGGGGCGCGCCCTCGCCCGACTCACCGACCTCGGCTGGGGCGGGGCGCTGCGCGAAGTGTTCGCCGAGTCGGCAGCGGATGCCCCCATCAGCGGCGCCCTCCGCGACGCGGCCGTGCGCGTGCTCGCCGACTGGCCGTGGGCGGAGCGGCCGGTCGCGGTGGTCTCGATGCCCGCCCGGCGCCGCCCGCAGCTCGTCGAGTCGCTCGCACGCGGGCTCGCCGAGGTCGGGCGGCTCCCCTACGTGGGCGCGCTCGGCCTGGTCGACGGCGGCCCGACCGGCGATGCCGGCGGCAACAGCGCCTACCGGCTGGCGGGGGTGTGGGCGCGCTTCGAGGCATCCGCCCTCGACCTGCCCGACGGGCCCGTGCTGCTCGTCGACGACCTCGCCGACAGCCGCTGGACCCTCACGGTCGCCGCGCGCGAACTGCGCCGGGCCGGCGCGAGCGCGGTACTGCCGTTCGCGCTGGCGCTGCGCGGGTAG
- a CDS encoding GNAT family acetyltransferase, producing the protein MEIRPFRTDDTEAVVALWEASGLTRPWNDPRKDIARKLAVQPELFVVAVDDDRVVGSVMAGYDGHRGWMNYLATAPGSRRLGIGRALVAHVETALQAIGCPKVNLQVRATNREAVAFYERLGYRVDDTIDLGKRLIDD; encoded by the coding sequence ATGGAGATCCGGCCGTTCCGCACCGACGACACCGAGGCGGTCGTCGCGCTGTGGGAGGCGTCCGGGCTCACGCGGCCGTGGAACGACCCGCGGAAGGACATCGCCCGCAAGCTGGCCGTGCAGCCGGAGCTGTTCGTGGTGGCGGTCGACGACGACCGAGTGGTGGGGTCGGTGATGGCCGGGTACGACGGGCACCGCGGCTGGATGAACTACCTCGCGACCGCTCCGGGTTCGCGTCGGCTCGGCATCGGGCGCGCGCTGGTCGCGCACGTCGAGACGGCCCTGCAGGCGATCGGATGCCCCAAGGTCAACCTGCAGGTGCGCGCGACGAACCGCGAGGCCGTCGCCTTCTACGAGCGGCTCGGCTACCGGGTCGACGACACGATCGACCTCGGCAAGCGCCTCATCGACGACTGA
- a CDS encoding GNAT family N-acetyltransferase: MSEPPEVRDDRMPGIEALVALYDAVGWSAYTAAPDVLVRALAGSLRVVTAWRGDRLVGLARIVGDGATIAYLQDVLVHPDHRRSGLGSRMVAAAFAPFGDVRQQVLLTDDEPGQRAFYESLGFTEVHDVRPRQLRAFVRFRS; this comes from the coding sequence ATGTCGGAACCTCCCGAGGTGCGCGACGACCGGATGCCGGGAATCGAGGCGCTCGTCGCCCTCTACGACGCGGTGGGCTGGTCGGCGTATACCGCCGCACCCGACGTGCTGGTCCGTGCGCTCGCCGGATCGCTCCGCGTGGTGACGGCGTGGCGCGGAGACCGGCTCGTCGGGCTCGCCCGCATCGTCGGCGACGGTGCGACCATCGCATACCTGCAGGACGTGCTCGTGCACCCCGACCATCGACGGTCCGGGCTGGGGTCGCGAATGGTGGCGGCCGCATTCGCGCCGTTCGGCGACGTGCGTCAGCAGGTGCTGCTCACCGACGACGAGCCCGGACAGCGGGCGTTCTACGAGTCGCTCGGGTTCACCGAGGTGCACGACGTGCGGCCCCGGCAGCTGCGCGCGTTCGTACGATTCCGGAGCTGA